The following is a genomic window from Antechinus flavipes isolate AdamAnt ecotype Samford, QLD, Australia chromosome 3, AdamAnt_v2, whole genome shotgun sequence.
ttaacaatAAGAACATTAACAGAaactttcaaatacttaaaaaagtAGCCTATCTAAAAATACACAAGAGCCACATAAGAAATACATTCTTATTTGAGAGCATCAATGTTTGTAATGGGTTGGAAGTTATAATAAAATGTCAGTGTTTCCCAAATTATGATACATGTTGAATGAAATATTGAGATATTAAGGGATTTCCTATTAGAACTAAATAAGTTCACAACAAACTTTATATGGAAAATAAGTGAACAAGAATCTCACATTCCCAGATTGTAAAACATATTcaaaatcatcaaaaatatttgttactgggaaaagagaaacagatcaatcaatcaataaacatttataaagtgtctactatgtgccaaatacaaaaagaagcaaaagacagtcctcaCTCTAACGGAGCtaacagtctaatggggaagacaacagaagGAACACCCTGGAATTAAGAGAGGGTAGGGTAGATTTCTGGTAGATGGAatgattttagctgggacttaaaggaatcagggaggtcagtagtccaaaagaggaaggagagcattccaggtaacAGCCAGATACAAGAGAAAGAGTATGTTAGTGTAACAGCTAGGTCAGTGTCACCAGATATAAGtgtaaggtataaaaagacaGGAGAGGTAGGAGAAGTATTGAAGGATAATAAAAGtcagagtattttgtatttgattctgaaatCAATAAACTATCATAGACTTTTATTGAGCAGAGTGGGTGAAGATGGGGGATGACAAAATAgtcctgtgttttaggaaaatcactttaatagcTGAATGCAGAATcgattggaatggagagagactgGAGGCAGGCAAGAACAGGCTATACCATAAATCAAGGTGTGAGATGACCAGGGCCTGCACTAGTGACAGTGTCAAAGgtgagaaattatttttgatattgcATAGGTGAAATCGATAGCTTGGATATGAGGGATAAGGAAGTGAAGAATCCAGAATGACTCCTAAGTGCAAGCCTATGGACTGGGAGGACAAGGTGTTCCTCTAAAGTAACAGGAGCGATAGGGGACAGAGATTTTAGGGGAAACTATAGtttgttctgttttggacataataagtttaagatatctattggATATCCAGTTCACAATGTCTAAAAGGTGATTGGAAATGTCAGATTGGGGGGTCAGCAGAATGTTTAGGACAGGATAGGGAAATGTCAAAATCAATGGCAtacactctccaattgataaatggtcaaaagatatgaagagacaattttcaggtgatgaaattgaaattatttctacgcatatgaaaaggtgatccaaatcattattgattagagaaatgcaaattaagacaactctgagataccactacacacctgtcagattggctaatatgacaggaaaagacaaggacaaatgttggaggggatgtgggaaaactgggacaccggtgcattgtcggtggaattgtgaataaatccaaccattctggagagcaatttagaactatgctcaaaaagttatcaaactgtacataccctttgatccagcagtgttactactgagcttatatcccaaagagataataaagaagagaaagggaccaatatgtacaaaaacgtttgtggcagccttttttgtagtggctagaaactggaaactgagtggatgcccatcaattggagaatgtatgaataaattatggtatatgaatgttatggaatattacatgtaatgttctataagaaatgaccagcaggaggatttcagaaagacttggagggacttacatgaactatgctgagtgaaatgaacagaaccaggagatcattatacacttcaacaacaatactatataaggatcaattctgatggaagtggctttcttcagcaatgaaaggatctaattcagttccaaatgatcagtgatgaagagaaccagctgaactcagtgaaagaacactgggaaatgagtgtggactgcttgtatttttgtttttcttcccaggtcattttttacctttctaaatcctatttttcttgtgcaacaagagaactttataaatatgtacacatatattgtatttaagatatactttaacatgtttaacatatattacactacctgccatctaggggagagggtagaaggaaggaagggaaaagttggaacagaaatgtttgcaagggtcaatgttgaaaaattacatgtatatgttccgtcaataaaaagctataataaaaaaagaaaaaaaagaaaatcaatagcaTAGAGATGGCTATTAAAAacttgggagctgatgagatgaccaagtgaaatagtatagaagagAGTGATTGACAATGCCAAAgctgtagagaaaaaaaagagactgaaGATAGAAAAATGTCATTGGATATGGCAACAAAACAATCATGAATAATTTTGAGGAAAGTAGTGGTGATGGAAGAAGGTCTGAAGTCAGATTGTTAGGCTTCAAGAAGATTGAGAAATGGAGATACATGTTATAGATAGTTTTTTTGAggatcaatggaatagaaaaaatagatcagtgtcaatcaaatatatacaaaaggttagtgtttgataaacataaagaaaatataaacttagAACAGATTTAATAAATTAAACTTGGACTATTAGTTGGTAATCTGTCAGGAAAAAAACTCATATTTTATGTCATACACTCCTGCacagaattataaaaatgatgaaataaaatgaaataaaatattttgattgtgggaggtttttttttttcaattcaacaaaagcaattattaggaagaAGACAGATGTGCTTGATtacatgaaaagaaaacatttctgtataacatatatatacatatataattaaaataagaaaaataataagattgtGAAAAACATTCATAGCAAATATGACATGTAAAAAGCttgacctttaaaaatatataaacaagattatttaaaaaaaaaaaaagactggttcTTATTTTTACCACCTTGGAAGTATTGGGATCTATGCCACTctgatagataaggaaacttggGAACTTTGACCTGCTCTATTTGTGATTCATGCTGGTTTGCTTTTCTTTAAGCAATCTAATGGCACTTCTCCCCAAATTCCCACTGTAGACTCACTCTATTAATGTTAAACTTAGTGCAGATGCATAGCCCAATTCTGCAGCTCAGAATTCCCAAGCTCAATCTGGCAAGAAACTTGTTAAGGCATAATAATAATTCCCAGTCCATAATGAAcaaaggtcaaagaatatgaataattttttttcaaaagaaataccaacttaataactatttgaaaaaaaactttcaatatcaataataatcagagataaaaaataaaacaattttgaactataATCTCATAGCCACAAAATTGgttaaaaaacaatcaaaagcaAAAACCTCGTTGCTGGCATACTTACTTATTGTTAATGAAATTACAAACTTGAAGAATCTTTTTTCAATAGTCATCTggcaaaacaagcatttattaagaacttacagATGCTATGGCAAATGTTAGGTTCTTctttcaaagagttcacaatctaatggaggaaacaagaTACAAACAAGTATTTGTAGAAACATAAGCTATTTACAAAGTAAATGGGAGGTAATGTTGGAGGATAAGCACTAGCAGTTGCAGGAAGTAGGGGATCTCTGATATAGAAAGACCGCCTGCAGAAGATAGGTTATGAGCTGAGTCAtgaaagaagccagaaaataCCACGCACAAGGGAAAATCAGTGAAAATATACAACAGAAATGACAGTGTCATATCTTTCACTGAGTACGTGAGGATCAGCTTAAGGAATATctgcccttcttcctttctttccttatggAAGTTGCTGAGATGATACTGTCAGAGCTCTACTTAAGGAAGATTGTTTTATAGCTGAATGGTGGATGGATGGAAGGGGAGAGAGCCTTAAGCACAGGGAGCCCAGTCAGCAGGCTATTGCAAGTTTATGTGTGAAGTGACCAGAGCTTGCACAAAGGTGATGTGAAACAATCTATGAGATGTTGCAGAGTAGGAAGTAAGACTGAATAGGTGGAGTGAAGTGAGGCAGTTGAAGGTGACAAGACTGGGATCCTAAGTGTTGCCCTCGATAGTAAAAGGGAAATTAGAAAGAAGATTGTGGAAGAAAGGTGAGCACTCTCTTAGATGGgctaagtttaagatgtctacgaGACATGTAGTTCAAAATGTCCAAGAGGCATTTGATGATGTGAGACTGGAGGTCAGAAGAGAGGTTAGGGATGGAAAAATAGATGGGGTTCATTTGCACAGAAGCTGAGGAAATCAccaagagaatacagaaaagaaGGGGAAGCACTCAAGGTTGTGAGTGAATATCCAGCAAAGGACAATGAAATGGAGAAATCAGGTAGGTAGAAAAACCAATCTTGAAATGGAGAAATCAGGTAGGTAAAAAACCAATCTTTaaaacctggagaagagaaagtgTGCAGGAGAAGAGGGCAATAATGGTGAATACTGcatagagatgaagagggaggatGCCTGAGGAAAGGCTATGAGATTACTGATAACTTTGAAGATAACTGTTTCAGTTAATAAGATGATTCTCCCTGATGCGGTTTGGTTCGTGGTTTTCCTTTCCACCTCAACTCCTGGACTCTTAATAGAGAACTTCAAAATTACATGTTGCTGTTTCCTCTCATACCAGATCCCGGTTCCTAAATCTACTCAACTGTCATGGCCTGCTCCTCAACTCCCCATCAGGTCACAAACAGCTATtcccttgatcttgccatcacccacaGTTATTTCACTTCTAAGTCCAAGGTCCAAGAATTCCAAAATTCCTTTATGTGAAcataatcttttcttctcttcctctgccctacttttcttccttatcattACCTTCCATTTTTCCCTTATGCCAACTCTGTTCTGGTCTGGAGACgtgtatttcaatataaaattCTTATTGCCCAATTCCTAATAGCAGCATTATATCTtaacatctaaatttttaaagtccttttaaaaaaaaattcaggtttcAAATGTAAAGCCCTTTCCCTAATTCTACCTAAAGAAGCAAAAGTTATCTTCAATTTTTAAGCTTCAACACAGGTTTGGATTTTCTGACCAACCAAATCAAAGGCATAAAGGATGATTATCTGCCAGCATGACAATGACTAGTTTAACTCAACCCTCTTTATGTCTGTAAAGTggttaaatatatgaataaattacAATTGAAAAGTAcacaaagttttattttattatttttttatcagtatttaattataaaatctacacatataaaatgaagaatattttctGAATGCTTATCAGAGAGCTTTGTTTGTACAGACTATGGCTTAAAAACCAtcttacaaaaaacaaacatttccaaacAAGCCAGTCTAGTACACATTTGGCATGAAGATGTACACAGTGTAGGGGTAATACTTTTTTTGGATGCTATGATTAGATATGATTTTGAGTTTTGTTAACTTAGGAAGAAAGGATTAAAGTATCTCACTTCATTCTTTGGGTATCTATTTAATAGTAACAATCATGAAatgactcatttttaaaaaaaataattcattaaaaaataggaattttCCCTCCTATTCTCAACTttttccattggaaaaaaaaaatcaagtaataaataataaaccgGGGCCAATTTTATCAGGGAATTGGTAAACAAAGTTAGCCAGATACAATCTCCATAAACCATAAATTCTGCACTTCAGAATACCTGTTTCCATAGAGATCACATCTAATAGTTCTCATACAAAGCCAATTAGGTAATCAAGCAGtttcttctgtattttcttcattcCAATTTCCTTTGTGAAGTCCTTTTTTTTTGATATAGTAGGACAtttctgaagtcaggagcacaCCCGTCTCATAGAGCAGCTGATTATTAGCATCCTTcttcctatatatgtatatacacactctATATTTATTTCCTTGTTAACTCAAAGTGTGTGTAGAAAAGCATAAATAAGATTATTCCTGAGCACAGGCCTTCTGAAGAATGTCCAAGCTATATCTTGCCATACTCAGTGGCTAGACAATACAAGATCAATATCTATTACTTTCTCAACTTCCACAGAAAGTATCTCATTTCCTTCATTAATAATAAACTTAAGAACGACCATATATTTATGATCTTTTgcctgataactttttgagaaatttgggggtatttttaaaattaaagttgaaaaatgttttaaaaacaaagttaaatggaGTTTTGGAAATAGAATGTAGGACCAGATTCTTTCAAAATCCAGATTCCCACAAAATCTAAAAACCCatcacaaaaaacaaatatatgtatttctagAAGATTTTATAACAATCATATCCATGTCCTCTATTTGACTGCTATAACCTATTTCTCttcaatataaaaatatcttCAGCCAGTATAGTAAGATATTAAACCTGTGGAAAGCCTCAATTAGTCCCTTCACACTGATGCTCCaggaaattgttgttgttgtctttgtTCCAAAACTTGTTGATTTAGTAATTGTTGCTGTGTCTGCAGAAACTGTACAACTTCTGGACTTCTTAATAGTgccttagaagaaaaaaatagtacaatgtacttatttatatactcattttatattcataatcTAGCATCATCCAGGTTAATAGTTTCATATTGAGAATTACAACACAAACCAAATctacaaataaatgttttatatttaatatctGATGCTAAATTCAAATTATTGATACCTATGTTAACAAGGTCACCACTTGTATTAAATCAGAATCTATGAGCATATGCTATGACATTACATGAGAATTACAACATAAACCAAacctacaaataaataaaatgttttatatttaatatctGATGCTAAACTCAAATTAGATACCTATGTTAACAAGATCACCACTTGCATGAAATCAGAATCTATGAGCATACATTATTAAATTTAAGGATAAGTTCATTCaaaggagcagaaaaaaaaaaaagaaaagaaaacaagtactAAAAATTGAAGGAACAAGAGCTATTTCAATAGTTGGTTAAACAGCATAGTgtattagaaagaaaaccagtCTCAAACCAAGAACAAGCTCCTGATTCCTATATACTTGTCTCTGTGATCTagtaaaatagacaaaaaaacaacaaaaaaatccagTAAAATAGACAAAATAGAGGAAAACCTCATtttcatcaactgtaaaatagtTGTGACTGAAGTGGATTCTCTCTAATGTTTCATTcaattctaatattaaataatGCCATCATTCTACATGGTTCCATTATAACCCTAAAAAATACTCTGGTGCTAAATTTAATTCTTAGAATTCCTATCTTATTTTCAAACAGATCATAAAATGATTATGAACTTAATAtttattgtaaataataaatttttattaagacCAATAATTGccacttttctaaatatttatttcctattttttcccctgagtcaattggggttaagtgacttacccagggtcacacagctaggacgtgtctgaggccaaatttgaactcaagtcctcttgacttcagggctggtgctctatccactgtgccccctagctgcccctcttttctAAATTTCACCACAGGGTTTCTTACTATTACATTTCTAATAGTAcattcaaacaaatatttataccaTTTCAactagaaaaaagttttttttggaaCCTTATGCCAAACAAATTCTAATGTACAACTTTCTATTCCATTAATTTATTAAatctaatttaataataatttaataaaattgtcAATTGCTCAAAGCAAATaggatattaataatttttatttggggAAATTGCAATTTAGATGAGATAATTTGCACACAAAATTTAATTTGTGATGTTCAAACAAACTTTGAATGTAGTAGTTTctctatgtaaaaaataaatgtttctgaaAAGCCTACTGCTATTTAGGCTAGTCCTCACCTAATCAAAGATATATGatatcaattaacaagcatttagtaaattcTTACTGTGTGTGTCAGGCAACAGagatcaaaattcaaaaaaataagttcttttcTCAAAGACTTTACATTCTAACAAAGGCAAAAGTATACAGAGAAAATTTtaagacaataaataaaaagtgGTTATGTCAGAAAGGTAGTTTGGAATGGATGATAGCAACTGGGAGGATCAGAGTAATGTTCATAAAGATATTAgtttctgaatttgtgtcttgaaGTAATGGAGAGATTCTACCAGGTATTGGTGAATAGGGCATGAATTCTAGTGTTAAGTGACAGCAAGAGCAAAGGCACAAACTAAGGAGAATGTCTTCTCCAGTTTGGCTATAGATTGGggaaaacaggagagaaaataatttacaaaggCTGGAAAGAGACTGGGGccaaattgtgaaggactttagaaaatgaaatataatagttGTTCCTATAGACAATGGTTAAActaaggaaattaggaaaacGATATGGTCAAGatatggactttaaaaaaataattttgttaacaGTACTAGATGATGAactgaaatgggaaaaatgaggcagaagACTAATGAAGAGGCTACTGAAGTTATATAGAAGAGAGGTAATAAGGGCCTCAACTAATGTGTCAAAATATAGGCTCTATTAGAAATGTAGAGGTGGAAATATCAAAATGTGACAATTGAATGGATGtgtaaggaaaggaagaatgaaaagctGAAGCTAATACTGAAGTTACAAATCTGGCAGACTGGGAAAAGGGTAGTGcctagatcaaaaaaaaaaaaaaaaaagagaaagaaaaagaaaaaggaagtttaGAAGAAGAGATATTGCTATCTCCTGAAACTAGATAAACATTTATAATGGAAGTACTCAATATTAGACCAACATAATTGAAACTAACACTAAAGTAAAATTAAACTGAAATTCCATTTTGTTTAaataaccaaaatatttatttaataaacatgcTTTTACTAAAGATCATCTTCCCCATATGATGAGTCTATGATGTAGTCCTTAAAGATATTCATTTATCAAGGTTCcagtatgtaaaaataaaacaaatttaactgTCAGTAAGTTTATAAAGCTTCAGTTATCTCTCAAAggttaaaacaaaaaagataaaaagtcatATTTTAGATCTGCTTcaattttacaaaagaattcaTATTTACCAGCCGTTTTTGATTTAGCACTTGCTCTAAGAGAGTGGGTCTTGCAGGACGATCTCCAATAGAACCAGTTCTTTGTTTTCCAGTGGATGAGGAGCCATCTGTGCTTTCCTAgagtaaattataaaatattttttaaattaatcttttttgtttatagTCTGACCTATTTCCTAGCACCTGTAGTCAAATCTAAACATTACATGGTATCCCTAAACAATCTGACACCACCCAATCTTATCAAAGTTTAACATCTAGACCTAGTCCAACCCTCTAGTTTTGGACATGAAGACACTTCTCTTCTAGTACTGGAGATCTCAATGTCCCCATGTTAAAAATTACATGGTTAGACTAGATCTGGACATTACATATAATGTAAAGCATTActcataatttttcttatttttcactaTTACTTTACCTTTGGTCATATTTTCCTCCTAACTGACTATATGCCTGTCTCTATGCTGCCAACCTGAATCCTATCCATCCTTCAAATCCTAAGGCCAAGTATTCCCTTTGCCATGATGCCTCTCATAAACATTCTAGTGATCTCCCTTTGTAACTAAACACCTCTACCATGAAACCTAAATGGTTTTTATATTCATCTCTTCTCAACAAGAATATGAATTTTTTGAAGATAAGATTCGCGTCTTCAAAGTCCTTGTGGCCTATTCAAAAAGTCAGTCTACATAAAAAATAAGTGTCAATCAAGTACCTTCATATTATCCCCATAGATAAATGAGGTTCTAAAGATTTTCAATGACTTACTAAAGGTCACATAGGTACTAAATTATCTGAGGCAGGTATTAAACTGAACTCTCCTGATTACAAGTATAGATCTCTTCATTCTACTTGACTATTCCTCAATTAGTAAAAATCTCCTAAATCAAGCTGGAAGGGAGCTTAAAAATGAACTAGTATAACATGCAGAAATCTGAAACATTCTGGACTGGTTATCATTTATCTTCAAGCCTGAAAGAACCATTCACTTAACTGCTACAGGATCATCTCTAGGTCTCAACAACCTCACTTGTAAAGATCATCATTCCTGCGTTTCCTACTTTATAGAATCCTTGCCAGGGAAGAGCTATAGAGATGTcataagtcaacaagcatttattaaataccaactatATGCCACttgctgtgctaagcactgggaatacagaaAAGTAAGACAGTCCTTGCTGTTAAGGAGCTCACTGAGAATTATTCTTTCTACAGAGCAAAATCTGCTGCCTTCAAGAATTAAAGCCTTTCTGGTAAACTGGTAGCTGTCCACAGCAACCCAAATCAAACAATCCAAATACATTGAGATATGTTTCTGAAATGCTTCTTCTTTGTGTTAACAAATTACTGACAGAAAGGAAGACAATTAGGCTTCCAACATGTCAATTACACTTGATTTTCTACAGACCTTCAACTCAACCTTTCAACAATTATTCTCATCATAATCTGTTCAAAATATTCTAGCTCATACCCCTCTCCCCAGGTGAAACGTCTGTTTTTCGTTGTCACACACTCTAAtatataacatttacatagtgctttaagatttgcaaagtgtttcaaTAATAATTGCTTACATTTATATGAggcttactatgtatcagatgctaaactaaacattttacaattattatcttatttgacaataaccctgggagggaggtgcccattttacagatgagaaaactgaagcaggaaGTGATTTGCTGAGCTATTTATCTTAAGTAACtcataagattaagtgacttttagAGATTCAAAGCAACAGTTCTCACAGCTTTTAATTCTCTGAAGATTAAAACTCCGGTCTTTCTGATGGGCCCTGCaatctattcactgtatcatttTATCAAAAAGGGATCCCGTATGCACACCTTAAAATGCTTCATTATTTTAGTGCTGATTATCATGTCCCATAAGTCTTGGTACAATTCTCAGCTTTAATAAGTTTTAAATTGCAGTTTAGGCGTTTATAACTTTAATCtccattaagacttttgggacactcaATAATACTGATTAGCTAAACgctcactatgtgccaagcactgtgacAAGCGCTTTTCATTTGACTCTCCTaacaaactgaggcagaaggCGATTGCTAATCGACTTGCCCCAAGGTCACAACACCTAGcacctgaggccaaatttgaactcggatttCCCGACTCCAGGTGCAGCACGCCATCCACTGTCCCGCaggtcagtcaataagcatttatcaagggcTTAATAAATAAGGCAGGCTCTGTCTAAGGAGAAGCTCTGAGCTTGCACACTTTAGTATAAACTTTTGCAGAAATCGATTCCCGCCACTGTCAACAGACAGCTCGGGCTGCGCTCCAGGGTCAGTGCATCTCCGGGCACCAGCGCCAGAACACCTGCCCCAGTCGGCCCCGGGGATTCCCGGCTGGGTGGCGGTACCTCGAGCTTGACGCTGCTCGTACCGCTGCCGGCGCCTACGGCGGCCCCAGTGCCAGCCAAGCTCAAGGCCTGAtcgttcttcttcttcttgtacTTGTCCTTGTACATCTTGTTGCGGTGCTTCTTGCACATCCACGGCTTGCGCTGCTTAGCCACCTGGCTCGTGGTCTCGCTGCAGCCCTCGTAGGTGCACGTCTTGCTCACGCTGCCCCCGCCGCTCCCGCCTGCGATCCCCGCGGACGCCCGGCCGCCTTCGCCCCCGGAGTGAATCTCCTCGTCTTCCAGTTCCTCGGGGCTGGCCGTGCTCTCGCCGCCCCCTGGTGGGTCTGAAGTGTCTAGGAGGTCTGCCTCGTCCTCAGCGGCCTCGTCCTCCGCATCTCCCGCCACTTCATACAAGGGCATAGGGTTCTCGGCGGCGCTGCCGCCCCGCGGGACTGGGGTCACGGTCGGGGTCGAAGTCGGGGTTGGGGTTGGGGTAGGGGTAACCGAGGCCGCAGGAGCGGGGCTCGGCCGCAGGATGGCGCCCGCTGCCGCTTCCACCCCTGCCGCCTCCTCCCGGCTGCCGCAGGGCTGCATGACCAGTAGGGTGAGCTGCGGGGCTGGGGGAGCAGCGGCTGGGGGGGCGGCAGCGCCGCCTGTCCCCGCCGATTCGATACCCTGCTGTGCCTCCGTCCCGAGGGCTACCGTCGGAAGCAGACCACCCGGCTCTCTCCCTGCAACTGCCTGTCCAGACCCAACGCCAGCACCCGGAGCGCCCGGGAAGGCCTGGAGTGGGGCACCAAGCAGCTTTTCTCCCTGCGCCTGCGCGGCGTTAGGAAGCAGGATGCGAGTATCAGAGAGGCGGGCGTTTGAAAGCCTGGCGGGACAAAGCAGCTAGACTTTCTGAGGGACTGAGT
Proteins encoded in this region:
- the RFXAP gene encoding regulatory factor X-associated protein, encoding MQPCGSREEAAGVEAAAGAILRPSPAPAASVTPTPTPTPTSTPTVTPVPRGGSAAENPMPLYEVAGDAEDEAAEDEADLLDTSDPPGGGESTASPEELEDEEIHSGGEGGRASAGIAGGSGGGSVSKTCTYEGCSETTSQVAKQRKPWMCKKHRNKMYKDKYKKKKNDQALSLAGTGAAVGAGSGTSSVKLEESTDGSSSTGKQRTGSIGDRPARPTLLEQVLNQKRLALLRSPEVVQFLQTQQQLLNQQVLEQRQQQQFPGASV